A portion of the uncultured Bacteroides sp. genome contains these proteins:
- a CDS encoding helix-turn-helix domain-containing protein: MNVKKEKVFICQEMDEMLKRRVDYLVKISLINQRKRWIADYIEKNFSKFMGEDRLLTSKEVVEMLQISIQTLSRRIKQGKLVPVNPEAKRNYRFKRSDVYQLIEKEEVQND; this comes from the coding sequence ATGAACGTAAAAAAAGAAAAAGTTTTCATCTGTCAAGAGATGGACGAAATGCTAAAGCGAAGAGTAGATTATTTGGTAAAAATTAGTTTGATAAATCAGCGAAAACGTTGGATTGCAGACTATATCGAAAAGAATTTCTCAAAATTCATGGGTGAAGACCGCTTGCTTACTTCAAAAGAGGTGGTTGAAATGTTACAAATCTCCATTCAAACTTTGAGTCGAAGGATAAAACAAGGGAAATTAGTGCCTGTAAACCCCGAAGCTAAAAGGAACTACCGATTCAAAAGAAGTGATGTGTATCAGTTAATTGAAAAAGAGGAGGTGCAAAATGACTGA
- a CDS encoding site-specific integrase — MSKELKLLIREDLVTKSGKTRIEFLIYFEGKQYRVPTGQSIEPKFWIQESELVDKKSDDATKINSYLSERKQEFEKYKRKKEALEENVSLEEMKRILKGLPLEEVKATKNKSVYPTISEAFDNYVKYQKMKPGSKNNHRITKNVLVDFCESKYRKELTIDKISYDFLLRFVKYLREDRAIPNKQNTVAKRLKLLKTVLRFSNRRGKFKLEDPFAEFPIENGKHREIALSEKEYESLKKAKLPASACNSLKLARHVFMYCAETGLRFSDAMDLSWEHVDENITSFEKLQVKTNQPVFVPISNQAKAIMIVYKRKYQDAENHVFPRIDIQVMNRYLKELAKIAGIEKNLTTHVARHTFGSHLGASGKVSAFMICDLMGHKDVGMSQRYVNLSKDDLKKTMASVWEQKLKNTTTKVI; from the coding sequence ATGTCTAAAGAATTGAAATTGCTCATTCGTGAAGATTTAGTAACGAAGAGCGGCAAAACAAGAATTGAGTTTCTAATTTATTTTGAAGGTAAGCAATACCGAGTACCGACAGGACAAAGTATCGAACCGAAATTTTGGATACAAGAATCCGAGTTGGTAGATAAAAAGAGTGATGATGCTACAAAAATCAATAGCTATTTATCCGAAAGAAAGCAAGAGTTTGAGAAGTATAAACGGAAGAAAGAAGCATTAGAGGAAAATGTATCACTCGAAGAAATGAAACGGATATTGAAAGGACTTCCTTTAGAAGAGGTTAAAGCCACGAAAAATAAATCAGTCTATCCGACAATTTCAGAAGCCTTTGATAATTATGTGAAATATCAAAAAATGAAGCCAGGTTCAAAAAATAATCATCGAATAACTAAAAATGTATTGGTCGATTTTTGCGAATCAAAATATAGAAAAGAATTGACCATAGACAAAATAAGCTACGATTTCTTGCTGCGGTTCGTAAAATATCTAAGAGAAGACAGAGCGATACCCAATAAACAAAATACGGTCGCAAAAAGGTTGAAACTCTTAAAAACGGTTCTTCGTTTCTCTAATAGAAGAGGAAAATTCAAATTGGAAGACCCATTTGCCGAGTTTCCAATAGAAAATGGAAAGCACCGAGAAATAGCCTTGTCTGAAAAAGAGTATGAGAGTTTGAAAAAAGCAAAACTGCCGGCATCTGCTTGCAATTCCTTAAAGTTAGCGAGGCACGTATTTATGTATTGTGCAGAAACGGGGTTGAGATTTTCGGATGCCATGGATTTATCATGGGAGCATGTTGATGAAAATATAACTTCTTTTGAAAAGCTACAAGTAAAAACGAATCAACCCGTTTTTGTTCCTATCAGCAACCAAGCAAAAGCTATCATGATTGTTTACAAAAGGAAGTATCAAGATGCGGAAAATCATGTATTCCCCAGAATTGATATTCAAGTGATGAATCGGTATTTGAAGGAATTAGCAAAAATTGCTGGAATTGAAAAGAATCTTACTACGCATGTAGCACGCCATACTTTCGGAAGCCATTTAGGGGCTTCGGGAAAAGTATCTGCCTTTATGATTTGCGACCTAATGGGGCATAAAGATGTTGGAATGAGCCAACGATATGTAAACCTATCAAAAGATGATTTGAAAAAAACGATGGCGAGTGTGTGGGAGCAGAAACTGAAAAATACGACAACTAAAGTTATTTGA
- a CDS encoding helix-turn-helix domain-containing protein encodes MRFIELEDSEKGELVRRYANHKNATVRKRVQALILSSQYYSMKEIIEATGMSRTTLYRFFKEWENTELSERIDTLFIKDGRGAKPKLDSMIEELPNLVERYNGKISVILRVLEENYGLKVSRPTLQKYLKKT; translated from the coding sequence ATGCGATTCATAGAATTAGAAGATAGTGAGAAAGGGGAGTTGGTGCGTCGATATGCGAACCATAAGAATGCAACAGTAAGGAAGCGAGTACAAGCATTAATTCTCTCCTCCCAATATTATTCCATGAAAGAGATAATAGAAGCAACAGGAATGAGTAGAACGACCTTGTACCGTTTTTTTAAGGAATGGGAAAATACGGAGTTATCTGAAAGGATAGATACTTTGTTCATCAAAGACGGTAGAGGTGCTAAGCCTAAGTTGGACTCTATGATTGAAGAATTGCCTAATTTGGTAGAACGTTACAATGGTAAAATTTCCGTCATTCTTCGAGTACTTGAAGAGAATTATGGGCTAAAGGTTTCCAGACCAACTTTACAGAAATATTTGAAAAAAACATAG
- a CDS encoding TIGR02391 family protein, producing the protein MIYFKNASQIEQLSKELGECVTGSRLDTLLANYQFKDDKIISTKWKRIHNAFVHQHNTYKNHQPIFAFTEEVLSPVNYTDIEKHNNHCENISRVLRFIGYEINQEGKIVPAKVAKTISEAQKRADSLREKLQERNAHYILFNFCKEEFCNNDYFHAVQEAIKSILVRVRDISCLSTDGRALIQQVFQLTAPYIIINNFQTSSERNEQEGFKMICEGLVSMIRNPTAHEAKIYWTITEQDALETLSMLSYIHRKLDTAQRIR; encoded by the coding sequence ATGATATATTTTAAAAATGCAAGTCAAATAGAACAATTGTCGAAAGAGTTGGGTGAATGCGTTACAGGTTCAAGGTTAGACACCTTGCTTGCCAATTATCAGTTTAAGGATGATAAGATAATTTCTACTAAATGGAAACGGATCCATAATGCATTCGTCCATCAGCATAATACTTATAAAAATCATCAACCTATTTTTGCTTTTACAGAGGAAGTCCTATCTCCTGTAAATTATACAGATATTGAAAAACATAATAATCATTGCGAAAACATTAGTCGAGTACTAAGATTTATTGGCTATGAAATAAATCAAGAGGGCAAGATAGTTCCTGCGAAAGTGGCGAAGACTATTTCTGAAGCTCAAAAAAGAGCTGATTCATTGCGAGAAAAACTACAAGAAAGAAATGCCCATTATATTCTTTTTAATTTTTGTAAAGAGGAATTTTGCAATAATGATTATTTTCATGCTGTACAAGAAGCTATTAAGAGTATTTTAGTCCGAGTTCGAGATATTTCTTGCCTCTCTACTGATGGGAGAGCTTTAATTCAACAAGTATTTCAATTAACAGCTCCCTACATCATAATAAATAATTTCCAAACAAGTTCTGAGAGAAATGAGCAAGAAGGATTTAAAATGATTTGCGAAGGCTTGGTTAGTATGATTAGAAATCCAACTGCACATGAAGCCAAAATTTATTGGACGATAACAGAGCAAGATGCGCTTGAAACATTATCCATGCTTTCTTATATTCACAGGAAGTTAGATACAGCCCAGCGGATAAGATAA